The DNA sequence CCCACAGCAGATTTTATACTCCCGGTCCGATAAGTGCCCGCTTCGGTAACTCCGAGATGAAGAGGATAATCCAATTTTTCGGAAAAGAGTTTGTACGCCGCCATCATTAGAGGAACGTCGGAAGATTTTAACGATACGATAATATCTCTGAAATCGTTCTCCTCGCAGATTTCGATATGCTTCGATGCCGATTCAAACATCCCTTCGGCAGTGGGAAACCCGTCTCTTTCAATTATTTCTTTTTCTAACGAACCGGCGTTCACTCCTATACGGATAGGTACTCCCCGTTCCTTGCAACCGTCCAATACCATTTTCACTTTATCCGGGCTGCCGATATTTCCCGGATTTATTCGAATTTTGTCAACGCCTGCTTCCAACGCCAACAGCGCCATTTTATAATTGAAATGTATATCCGCTACCAATGGAACCGACATTTCCGCTTTAAGTTTTACGAGAGCCTCTGCTGAGGCTTCATCCGGCACAGTAACCCTGATTATCTGACAGCCCGCTTCTTCAAGAGCGTGTATTTCTTTCAGCGTTTCCTTGACATTCCACGTCTTTGTGGTAGTCATTGATTGAATGCTTACAGGTGCGTCACCGCCAACGGCTACATCGCCAACCATTACCTGAC is a window from the Candidatus Neomarinimicrobiota bacterium genome containing:
- the ispG gene encoding flavodoxin-dependent (E)-4-hydroxy-3-methylbut-2-enyl-diphosphate synthase → MMEINRRKTRQVMVGDVAVGGDAPVSIQSMTTTKTWNVKETLKEIHALEEAGCQIIRVTVPDEASAEALVKLKAEMSVPLVADIHFNYKMALLALEAGVDKIRINPGNIGSPDKVKMVLDGCKERGVPIRIGVNAGSLEKEIIERDGFPTAEGMFESASKHIEICEENDFRDIIVSLKSSDVPLMMAAYKLFSEKLDYPLHLGVTEAGTYRTGSIKSAVGIGALLAEGIGDTIRISLADHPVEEVKVAKGILKSLGLASAGVTVIACPTCGRLEVDLFKIAKEVEERTEHIKTPLKVAIMGCAVNGPGESREANIGIACGKHEALMYIDGEPVGKIPEDQAVERLIQEIENY